A single genomic interval of Pan paniscus chromosome 18, NHGRI_mPanPan1-v2.0_pri, whole genome shotgun sequence harbors:
- the LOC134729374 gene encoding mucin-19-like yields MLLHNESLQSAHSCHSCRESMILNRNQEKLNLTLSLASPSCHTDSGISRRAQGTARDGWTQPRMARMAEAGLQLLSGLLQVRMRGEVAGFDASRSCLPHLPLCLQPASASRLHSGLVRPGVSAAAQGDGKGLSQVTPQTATMISADGKGLSQVTPLTATMISADGKGLSQVIPLTATMTSSDVKDLSQVTPLTATMISSDVKGLSQVTPLTATMTSADVKGLSQVTPLTATMISSDVKGLSQLTPLTATMTSADVKGLSQVTPLTATMTSADVKGLCQVTPLTATMTSADVKGLSQVTPLTATMTSADIKGLCQVTPLTATMTSADVKGLSQVTPLTATMTSADVKGLSQVSPLTATMTSADVKGLCQVTPLTATMTSADVKGLSQVTPLTATMISADALTPRALAQRHTCTFAAWGEWKVTWRWAPLLGRCGSSSSSSPSWGHPGVRRGAVGQGGVPAGVNGVLGSIRVRKPDD; encoded by the coding sequence ATGCTGCTGCATAATGAGAGCCTGCAATCAGCTCACAGCTGCCACTCCTGCCGGGAGAGCATGATATTAAATAGAAATCAGGAGAAATTAAACTTAACCCTTTCCCTGGCCAGCCCCTCCTGCCACACGGATTCTGGCATAAGCCGGCGGGCACAGGGGACAGCCAGGGATGGCTGGACACAGCCGAGGATGGCCAGGATGGCCGAGGCCGGCCTGCAGCTCCTCAGCGGCCTCCTCCAGGTCAGGATGAGAGGAGAGGTTGCCGGCTTTGATGCCAGCCGCTCCTGCCTCCCCCACCTGCCTCTGTGCCTACAGCCTGCTTCTGCCTCAAGATTACACAGCGGGCTTGTGAGGCCAGGGGTCTCCGCCGCTGCTCAAGGAGATGGCAAAGGTCTGTCTCAGGTAACTCCTCAGACAGCCACAATGATCTCTGCAGATGGCAAAGGTCTGTCTCAGGTAACTCCTCTGACAGCCACAATGATCTCTGCAGATGGCAAAGGTCTGTCTCAGGTAATTCCTCTGACAGCCACGATGACCTCTTCAGACGTCAAAGATCTGTCTCAGGTAACTCCTCTGACAGCCACGATGATCTCTTCAGACGTCAAAGGTCTGTCTCAGGTAACTCCTCTGACAGCCACGATGACCTCTGCAGACGTCAAAGGTCTGTCTCAGGTAACTCCTCTGACAGCCACGATGATCTCTTCAGACGTCAAAGGTCTGTCTCAGTTAACTCCTCTGACAGCCACGATGACCTCTGCAGATGTCAAAGGTCTGTCTCAGGTAACTCCTCTGACAGCCACGATGACCTCTGCAGACGTCAAAGGTCTGTGTCAGGTAACTCCTCTGACAGCCACGATGACCTCTGCAGACGTCAAAGGTCTGTCTCAGGTAACTCCTCTGACAGCCACGATGACCTCTGCAGACATCAAAGGTCTGTGTCAGGTAACTCCTCTGACAGCCACGATGACCTCTGCAGATGTCAAAGGTCTGTCTCAGGTAACTCCTCTGACAGCCACGATGACCTCTGCAGACGTCAAAGGTCTGTCTCAGGTAAGTCCTCTGACAGCCACGATGACCTCTGCAGACGTCAAAGGTCTGTGTCAGGTAACTCCTCTGACAGCCACGATGACCTCTGCAGATGTCAAAGGTCTGTCTCAGGTAACTCCTCTGACAGCCACGATGATCTCTGCAGATGCTCTGACTCCGCGTGCCCTCGCTCAGAGACACACGTGCACATTTGCCGCCTGGGGCGAGTGGAAGGTGACGTGGAGGTGGGCACCTCTGCTGGGCAGATgcgggagcagcagcagcagcagcccctccTGGGGGCATCCAGGAGTCAGGAGAGGGGCAGTGGGGCAGGGCGGCGTCCCTGCAGGGGTGAATGGCGTCTTAGGCTCCATCAGGGTGAGGAAACCTGATGACTGA